The DNA region CTGAAGAAGTTCTCGCATTTGACCTGGATCAGGAGTGAAAGGCTTATGATAGAATCTGTTGAGTCGCTTTTAGTTTACCGTTGTGTTGAAGTTCATTGCCGTCGCTTTGCATAATAGGCTCGGTGATCAAGCTCACAGTTTGCTGATCGTTTTACTTGTCTGTACACTTGCTGCTTGAATTTGCGGATCATGTATTCAGGTATCAAATTTTGCTGCTGGATTACTAATCTTTGTCTGGCTTTGCCACAGTTAACAGTGTGTTTGCCACAGCTAAGGTCTCAATGATTGATCTCCCGTCGACAAAACCTAAATTACATGAAAAACAAATGATTCTTGCATTTCAAAATGCGTTCAAGCCTAGGTTGAGAAAGAACACTAGCTGCACTAGTAGATGGTTTAGTTCGATTGGCGCTTCTCCGAATCGGTCCCACTTCCCCGGCCACGGCCCACGGCGATGCAGGCACCTGATGCGACGGAGTGGCCGCCGCCATCAACACTGGAGGCGAAGTGGCGCATCCAGGCAAACGGTGATCCGCCTCGTCAGAGCCCGAAGCGACGAAGCGGCCCCCCGCTCCCTCCTGCTCACTGTCACTGATGCCTCCCAGAGCCGCGCCCAGCGAGCGACGTTGCCGTTCCACTATCCAGCAGTACATATTCGTTTCTTTTGGATATCATCCAGCGGTACATATTCAGAAACCAGTAAACCACCCGTTCTCGCTTGTCATCAGATGTCAACGTGCACAGAGggctcgacggcgacgacgCCATCTGCTCGTAGGACGGGAGAAGAGGTGCCAATCTATTGCTGATATTGGCAGCCGACGATGAACGGTAAGAAACTAAGAGCTCAAATCGAAACCACTCCATTCGATTTAGGGAACGGACCGGTCCAATTGCAACCAGCATTCAACTTAGCCTGTAGATTTAACTGATTATTTTGATCAACAACATTAACATGCTGGGCAAAATTAGCGTCGTCCCTTAGTTTCTTTACTGATCCCATACATACAGGCTTAACAAAATGGTTACTTGTACTCGATGCTACAGCCACAGCACAAGATGCTATGGATGCGCCCGCCAGAACCTAAAAGTAGAAAGGTGCCACATGAAAATCATCTCATAACTCACAACACCAACCGTTGTATTCCAAAGGAGCACATAATGTACAACACAAATACTGAAACAACATCATCTACAAACAGCCCAGAAACGTGCAGCCTGTGTCTAAGCCTTGCTTCTTCCGTCGCCTGATTAACTATGTGCCAAAATGACCTCACTTCTCCTCATACTCTACATCAATCACATCAGGTTCTGCTCTTCGTGAACTTCTAGGACCACCAGAGGAGCTGTTATTTGGCTGCCATACAATGTTTTGGCAGTTCATGCACCGGATCACCTGGTTGCGGTAGCCCACGAACCGCCTTTTGCATGCCGGGCACGTTCCCTGCAAATGAAACCTGATACATCAGTAACTAGGAATAGCCAGTATGTTCAATCCATAATCAACTTCTAGTTTACTACTACCAAAGGATATGAAGACTGAAGACTGAAGAGTAGCCATGCGGCAAATGTGTGAGCAACTGAGCATGACTATAGATGATGAGATGGTTACTTCCAACcattaaaaaaaaaagaccaCACAACAAGCCCAAACTAAGAGTGAGCTGTGATCATCGAGATTATCAAACTCTATGCAACACATCAAATGGCCAATCATACTAAACAATTTGCATTCAACTTCAACAACTTACTTAAATGAAAGGGAAGCCAGGAACCCAATCCAAATATCAGTATATCCAGAGGTAAGACAAAACTCTTGCTCAATTAGTTGTCAGTAGAAATAAGGTAATGGAAGTTTAGCATGCAAAGTGCAAAAATAAAAAATGCAAGATCGGAGAACTTTTTTTCAAGACTTCTTCAGAAGCATGTAAACATGATCATGCACACAACATTCTTCCATGACTCCAAGTAAAAGGTGCACAATAATTCAATAACAGATTAAATTTAGAAAGAAAGGTGTGCTGTTACCTCAATGGCAACCCTGTTAGCAAAGGTTCCAAGGAGAAGAGGACCAGCGAAAGGCAGCACAAATGTACCAAAAATAAAAATTCTGAATAGCCACCCTGACAGTGCAAGCCATAGAAAAAACAGTGTCTGCATAGAAGGGATAATTAAAACACATCAGGTAATAAAATGAAAAGGATCTACTATTGCAGCAGAACTGTCTAACATAGAATCATGAAAAACAATAATATGTTCTCAAAACAAAATTGAACTATCACAGATGACATTCTGATCGTAAACAGAGCGGTACAAGTATATGTTAGTTAAAGTAATATTTGACTTTATGCACCAGAGTTTTACATGGTTTCATTTCCTAGGCGGCTTAAGGGTTAAATCGGTGTTAAGGAAAAAATTTCAGAGTTTTTTTAATCAATCATATCCCTCTTTTATTATTCTTTTCCCACACACAGACCACAAAAAAAGAAGTACCCATCACAatagattccctagtgccacactGAAACTCGTAGATTCCTCCGGTTCTTATGATTATGTTGCAGTTTTTACTATACAGAAGAAATTTAGGGCTCCTGAATATGGATACCAGTAACCCTCAATCAGACTAATCCACTGTTAGGCTGCAATATCATAATTCATCATTGCTTGCAAACATAGCACAGTAGCAAATATTCGTAAACAAATTAAAACCTACAATTGAGACCGCAAAGCAATAGGTTTATGCATCATCAGATGGGAGACATGAAATGAGCTAGTAAATAGTAGCACATCTCTATGATCAATTATTAAGAACCCAAATTTGAGCTACGTCCACAAGCTAATCCGAATGAATTCGAGGTATCAGTCAACTCACAGCTAAAGCTCTCCCGATGGGAGTTGCCATGAAGTCATTGAGCTCCCTCCGATACTGCACATCAGAAACCAAATTAACCACGGACTAGAGCGAGACGAAGTAATACACAGCTCGAAACGGCTAGGGGGCGTAGAGAATCCGGACCCTGGGCCAGTTGCGGGAGAAATCGACGGAAAAggagcgccaccgccggccgATGCCGAGCTCGGCGTCGATCTCCATGGCGCgctcgcgggcggcgcgggaggcctcCGAGAGCCTCCGGGAGATCGAGAACCTCCCTTCCAGGTGCTGCGCGGCCTGCCGCGCCTCGAAGGCGAGCCGCTCGGCGCCCGCGTTGGCGccccgccacgcgcgccgcacGAAGCCGTCGAAGTCCGCGCGGCCGAACGCGCGGGGGGAGACCACGGTCGCGGCCCGGCGCGGGATCCTCCGGCGAGCGAGGGGGCGGGCAGCAGGAGCGCAGGGCCCTGCCGCCCGTGgggctgctgctggtggtggaaGCCACCACGCGAGCGTCGCCATGCCGGCGCGTGCGAGTGGGAGAGGGCGAAGGGAAGTCGCGAGATTTTCGTGCGGATGGGGTTGCTCGGTTCGTGGGCTGTGTGGGACCACTTGTTGGGCCTACTCTTCTCGTGGTCTCTAGTCGTGTGGGTTGGGCCTCATATTTTGGGCTCCTCGTGTGGCCCAAACTTTAACCTACACAACTTTAATTACACCTTGGACATGTCGAATAATCTTGCACGAAAGCAATTCCTATTAGGCCGGTACTCCTTTCATCCCAAAATATATCTACGAAAATTAGATTTTTTAAACTTTGATCAGCAATATCtttaaaaataaattattttaaataGAGTAGATCTCACGATAAATCTACTAATATAATTTTTATATTAATAGTCGCTATGATTATTTTGCTATTTATAGTTAAATTTGAAAAGGTTTGGCTTTGAAAGTCTAAATGTAACTATATTCTGAAAATAGGGAGTAGAAAAGAAGTGGAGTTGCTAATGATGCTTATATTTTAAAAAAAAGCTTAGAGCATCTCCCAGCAGTACTCCAATAATTTTTTTCCTAATAATCAGCTAATGGGGATTTCACAATAATCCTTTCATGATTATCGGGAGAATTGCTTTTGCCAACTACCATATTGGAAGAGCTCCCTCTATTTAGAGAGAGTTGGGGTGGATTATTGGTTTGTCTTAATAATTATATTGGGAAAAGGGAATgtgaaaagggaaaggaaataTGTTAGAGCATAAATTTTAAAATACTCTCCTAATATAATAGTCGGATTGGGGAATGAGAATCCGCTGGAGATGCTCCTAGCTTTGATAAGAAGTTCTTCTTTGAACTGCTTGTCGGCTTTTTCTTGGGTAGTGGTGGTGCGGCATGGTGGTTCTGTACCGAGTTGAGTTGAGTTACGCAATCGTGTTGATGTTCCAATCCAACTGGTTGTTATTTGAGTTGAGCTCAAGAGGAGTTGTGCGGTCGTGTTGGCCGGACCGTTATCGGATTGTTGGTCGTTGTGGTGCCCAGTCTAAATATTATTTCTTCTTTTCAATATATAATCGGCAGCTCTCCTCCTTCGGTAAAAAAAAAGATCAGATTGCACGGAAAGTTTTAGTCCACACAGAAACTGCACGGAAGCATGATCATTTTGACTTTTGCAGATAGAGAGGCGGATATACCCATGCCGGCTGCCGTGGTGCCTTGTGCCATCTCGGGAAGTGGATTCAGTACGGTGGCAGTCAAGCACGGGTAGCAGCGGAGAGACCCCTCCGCTGCCACTTGTTCCAACCACAGGCCGGGGGcagggaggaggaggacaagCCGCCGACGCCTTCCCGCGGTCTCGGTCGCGGCACGCAGCCTCACGCGCCCCGTTTCCGTTAGCTCATCCCCGTCAGATGTTGCCGCGCGCCTCCTGCTGAGCCACTCGTCGTTGAACTGGGGATCGAGGAGGAGAAAACGACTCGTCAGCGGGAAAGGCAGCTCCGGGCCTCCGGGGAATTCAATTCGAGCATCGCATCGCATGCTGTctccgcgtgcgcctgccccaattcctcgccgccgcctcctctctatatcagcgCCCTCTCCGGGCAGAATCAGTATCGGCGACAGCAATAGAATCAGCTTCAGCAGAGGAGGAGAGAAGAAGCGCGGCCGCATTTCGAGCGCGGATACTCCGGCGCGCATGGCGACCGACAGGTGAGCCGCCGGAACACCCCTGGGTTCATTCCTACCAGTACCATCCCAACCCTCTCGTGTCGACCTCTCTTGCTGTATGCGGGACGCTGATGGCGATCTGTTTCGCCCTCCGTCTGAACTCTGGAGCGGCAGCGCCCTGACGAAGCTGGCCCCGCTGGAAGCCATCCTGTTCGACATCGACGGCACCCTCTGCGACTCCGACCCCATCCACTTCTGCGCCTTCCGCGAGCTCCTGCAGCAGGTacacgccgccccgccggctTTGTGGCTCTGCACCGTGTCGATGCACTGTCACCTCTGAACTGTTCGTGCTATGGCTTAGTTGACTGTGTCTGACTCTGAATGTCTGATCCAAGCGTCTCCGGCCTGCCTGCAGATCGGTTTCAACGACGGTATCCCCATCACCGAGGAGTTCTACAGCGCCAACATCAGCGGCGGGCACAACGACGACCTCGCCCGGTCCCTGTTCCCGGACATGGATCACGATAAGGCTATGCAGTTCATGGATGACAAGGAGGCGTTCTTCAGAAAGTAGGCCACTCGTCTTATTACCCAGTGCTGCTACTCTGTCTGATATCTTCTTCCATAGCATAGCAAGATTTAACTTCAACTGTGGTCACATTATGGAGAATTGTGTATAGAATTCCTGCACTGAAAAATTAAGCTAATCCGGTGGTTGAGCAAATCAAGCGCTTTGTGGAATTGTTTGCAGGTTTAATTTTAATTAGAATTCTAATATTCAATTTTTTCCCGAATTTTagttgattttttttattttttaaagatCTCATATGAAGCTTTTCCCAGAATTTCAGTTTGCTGGTTTAGTTGTCCCAGAAAGAATCTGGGTTTCCAACTCTGAACCCATAGTACTGCATGACACTGTCAGACATCTGTGAATGTTCCTAGGCTTTAGCATACAAACTCAAGCAAAATCTCTCGTATTTCGGTACAATCCCGACACTCAGTAGTCAGTTCTGAGTACTAAAAGGCATCAATATTGCTGTTTTTTTACTGCACAAGCACCGAACACGATCATTTCAATGCGAATAAAACTGCCATCTTGTGCCTCTTGGATGCTCGTTGAATGCTAACCTGAAGCTGAAACCCACGCAGGCTGGCACCAGGACGGTTGAAGGCCGTGGATGGGCTGCACGACCTCTGCAGATGGATCGAAGGCTACAACCTGAAGCGCGCGGCGGTGACCAACGCTCCGAGGGCGAACGCCGAGCTGATGCTGTCGCTGCTGGGGCTCACCGACTTCTTCCCGGTGCTCGTCATCGGAAGCGAGTGCGACCGGGCCAAGCCGTTCCCGGACCCCTACCTCAAGGCCCTCGAGCTCATCGGCGCATCGCCTGACCACACCTTCATATTTGAAGTACACATTTTTTTCATTTCTTGGATTCAGAATAAGTCATTCAGTATTTTCGAACATCACCAGCCTAGCAAGTTAAGTAGTTGATATACATCACAAATTCACAATAGTTCTGTGTTCATTTGGTTGGTTTTGTCAAGGACTCTGCATCAGGGATCCGAGCTGGCGTGGCTGCCGGCGTGCCTGTGGTTGGCCTG from Panicum hallii strain FIL2 chromosome 9, PHallii_v3.1, whole genome shotgun sequence includes:
- the LOC112874811 gene encoding uncharacterized protein LOC112874811; translated protein: MATLAWWLPPPAAAPRAAGPCAPAARPLARRRIPRRAATVVSPRAFGRADFDGFVRRAWRGANAGAERLAFEARQAAQHLEGRFSISRRLSEASRAARERAMEIDAELGIGRRWRSFSVDFSRNWPRYRRELNDFMATPIGRALATLFFLWLALSGWLFRIFIFGTFVLPFAGPLLLGTFANRVAIEGTCPACKRRFVGYRNQVIRCMNCQNIVWQPNNSSSGGPRSSRRAEPDVIDVEYEEK
- the LOC112874809 gene encoding haloacid dehalogenase-like hydrolase domain-containing protein Sgpp isoform X1 codes for the protein MLSPRAPAPIPRRRLLSISAPSPGRISIGDSNRISFSRGGEKKRGRISSADTPARMATDSGSALTKLAPLEAILFDIDGTLCDSDPIHFCAFRELLQQIGFNDGIPITEEFYSANISGGHNDDLARSLFPDMDHDKAMQFMDDKEAFFRKLAPGRLKAVDGLHDLCRWIEGYNLKRAAVTNAPRANAELMLSLLGLTDFFPVLVIGSECDRAKPFPDPYLKALELIGASPDHTFIFEDSASGIRAGVAAGVPVVGLTTRNPAKALSDAGASLLVNDFQDPKLLSVLEELKPVTENGQA
- the LOC112874809 gene encoding haloacid dehalogenase-like hydrolase domain-containing protein Sgpp isoform X2 codes for the protein MLSPRAPAPIPRRRLLSISAPSPGRISIGDSNRISFSRGGEKKRGRISSADTPARMATDSALTKLAPLEAILFDIDGTLCDSDPIHFCAFRELLQQIGFNDGIPITEEFYSANISGGHNDDLARSLFPDMDHDKAMQFMDDKEAFFRKLAPGRLKAVDGLHDLCRWIEGYNLKRAAVTNAPRANAELMLSLLGLTDFFPVLVIGSECDRAKPFPDPYLKALELIGASPDHTFIFEDSASGIRAGVAAGVPVVGLTTRNPAKALSDAGASLLVNDFQDPKLLSVLEELKPVTENGQA